The Candidatus Omnitrophota bacterium genome contains the following window.
CACTGGTCAACCTTTCTTTCTACAGCAGTCTATGGAAATTACGGGGGTGGATTAATACGTTCTGTAGCAACTGCAATAAATGCTAATCAAGATTACCAAAAATGATAAGGTGTTTTATCAAGAACAAAATAATCTGTATTTTTCTCTTAATAGCCCAGATTCCTATTGTAGGAGGATGTGAGACATTGCATGTGGGCAAAGGGTATAGTGTACACGATGATAAAGAAGCGATGGAGTTCGCTTGGGTATGGTTTAATAATAAAGATTATGGTGCTGCTGAACGAACAATAAATATAGCTCTAGGTATCAATCCCAAAAACATTGATGCATACAATCTCTTGGGAATTATCGCCTTAAAGAATAGTGACCCAAGAAAATCTGTTGAATACCTTGAGAAGGCTAATTATCTTGTAAAAGAAAATAATGCGCCTTATTCAGAATATATATTAAACAACCTGGGATTCGCTTATTATAGCAACCAAGAATACAGAAAAGCTTTGCAAGTTTTCGAGGCCTCATTTGAAATTAAGAAAAACTGGGTAAGCAGTTTTGGCACTGCTATGGCGTTGTATAATTTAGGCGACAAAGAAGGGGCGAAGCCAAAAATTGAATACTGCAAAAATGAAACGGATTTTGAATCAAAAGCCAAAGAAATATTAGAATATTTCAATATAGCTACTGAAGAAAATTTGATAAAATTCCTAGGATTAAAAGAAAATAAAAGAGAATAACAATTGGTGAATTTGAATGAATAAGGGGACGCGTTCCTCAAGATATAACTAACTAAAAGTTCCGGGGACACGTACCAATTAAATAGCT
Protein-coding sequences here:
- a CDS encoding tetratricopeptide repeat protein codes for the protein MHVGKGYSVHDDKEAMEFAWVWFNNKDYGAAERTINIALGINPKNIDAYNLLGIIALKNSDPRKSVEYLEKANYLVKENNAPYSEYILNNLGFAYYSNQEYRKALQVFEASFEIKKNWVSSFGTAMALYNLGDKEGAKPKIEYCKNETDFESKAKEILEYFNIATEENLIKFLGLKENKRE